The Malus domestica chromosome 06, GDT2T_hap1 genome has a segment encoding these proteins:
- the LOC139197057 gene encoding uncharacterized protein: MMWLRWPQYRPLLGDLKFTLDSLRPRIIQQIGDHNVELGLPNDEIESLQRQMEEGTELVRKLSNVGMWNCNIWCSCCNCTKPSYTDQLVELDRSLRILLEILRLQEARDVKEALLLARKIHNKQDELDKKMSDLLKVQQEAGLTAQHETTVGELSASNTQTMVHDRVEGNSVQGAALGAAFAVLFGAVIQVKDNTRMFKRVLGYLKSTLDSLKPLIEEVAKCKRVLHLPKEELENFGIEMEKGIELVVKCSKVRLWASYRKDEYSNKLLGLDESLQRLLYILRMQLARDVRESLVSVSNMEKVIKQIAGHDVAQNNEVAGNGMCPQPEPPSSTVGLDVLNVQERGDVIKETSFAASKVEEGVKLIEGSGVLQDQSGIKGLYEVEPPSPKVESDVLILQGTTDVEETSDSTMNMEAGVEKIKDNGLVKNQIDIAVTEPPLLRDGLEVANMQGTRDDKQTEGIGAVALQAPVSEGELPSLTLESNVQFELLDSMSSFKGNQQVMDWQQQQQHSYMEEALKSRQQSLNFNKYFNLPTEKAGLESEILFEPDAQPGFCPESIGYLQSRQYDDAPEPDYINRSQSSQHVSQLKSDDGFNWRKYGQKQVKGGKYPRSYYKCTYHNCPTKKKVERSLNGEITEIIYKGSHNHPKPQSPRQSTSRPIPGSSYGLSYQLAPKISNPIVESAKTPDDLEQNSPISNSVVEDENEPVAKERDIGNANDQTTHTSSASGSSVVKEPRTVVQTKSEIGLVDDGYKWRKYGQKVMKGNFLPRAYYKCTYTGCPVRKHVERSPHDSTSVITTYEGKHNHDVPAARYSDIYSAPKEGASEHQSQSAGPVQRFLRPGAMPKNVP, encoded by the exons ATGATGTGGTTAAGGTGGCCGCAGTATAGACCCTTACTTGGAGATCTCAAATTCACTCTAGATTCTCTAAGACCGCGGATCATCCAACAGATCGGAGATCATAATGTGGAATTGGGCCTTCCAAACGACGAAATAGAGAGCCTTCAGAGACAAATGGAGGAGGGTACAGAACTGGTTAGGAAGCTATCGAACGTTGGTATGTGGAACTGCAATATCTGGTGCAGTTGCTGCAACTGCACAAAGCCAAGTTACACGGATCAACTTGTTGAATTGGATAGGTCATTAAGAATACTGTTAGAGATACTGAGGCTGCAGGAAGCAAGGGATGTGAAGGAGGCCTTGCTTCTGGCAAGGAAAATCCACAACAAACAAGATGAGTTGGATAAAAAGATGTCGGATTTGCTCAAAGTGCAGCAGGAGGCAGGGTTGACAGCGCAACATGAAACGACTGTGGGAGAGCTTTCAGCAAGTAACACACAGACGATGGTGCACGACCGAGTTGAAGGGAATAGTGTGCAAGGGGCTGCTCTAGGAGCAGCGTTTGCTGTGCTCTTTGGTGCTGTTATACAAGTGAAGGACAACACTAGGATGTTTAAGCGTGTCCTTGGATATCTAAAATCCACGCTAGACTCCTTAAAACCGTTGATAGAAGAGGTAGCCAAATGTAAAAGGGTACTGCATCTCCCAAAGGAGGAACTAGAGAATTTTGGAATAGAAATGGAGAAGGGTATAGAGCTAGTTGTCAAGTGCTCTAAGGTTCGTCTGTGGGCTAGCTACAGAAAGGATGAATATTCAAACAAACTTCTTGGGTTGGACGAATCTCTTCAAAGATTGTTATATATACTGAGAATGCAGTTAGCAAGGGATGTGAGAGAAAGCTTGGTTTCCGTAAGTAATATGGAGAAGGTGATAAAGCAAATTGCAGGGCATGATGTGGCACAAAACAATGAGGTTGCAGGTAATGGTATGTGTCCCCAGCCTGAACCTCCATCCTCTACAGTTGGATTGGATGTATTGAATGTGCAGGAGAGAGGTGATGTGATCAAGGAGACATCGTTTGCAGCAAGTAAAGTAGAGGAAGGCGTCAAGCTAATTGAAGGGAGTGGTGTGTTACAAGACCAAAGCGGAATCAAAGGTTTGTACGAAGTTGAACCACCATCACCGAAAGTCGAATCGGATGTACTAATTCTGCAGGGAACAACGGATGTGGAGGAGACATCAGATTCCACGATGAATATGGAGGCAGGGGTCGAGAAAATCAAGGACAATGGTTTGGTGAAAAATCAAATTGATATTGCAGTAACTGAACCCCCGTTGCTTAGAGATGGATTGGAAGTAGCGAACATGCAGGGAACAAGGGATGATAAGCAAACTGAGGGGATAGGAGCGGTCGCGCTCCAAGCTCCAGTTTCTGAAGGTGAACTTCCATCGCTTACACTTGAATCAAACGTCCAATTTGAGCTCTTAGATTCAATGAGTAGCTTCAAAGGCAACCAGCAAGTAATGGActggcagcagcagcagcagcactcTTATATG GAAGAGGCACTGAAAAGCCGGCAGCAGTCATTGAATTTCAATAAGTACTTTAATTTGCCAACAGAGAAGGCAGGACTTGAGTCGGAAATTCTCTTTGAACCAGACGCACAACCGGGTTTCTGCCCTGAGAGCATTGGATATTTGCAGAGTAGGCAGTATGACGATGCTCCAGAGCCTGATTACATAAATAGAAGTCAATCGTCTCAGCATGTTAGCCAACTAAAGTCAGATGATGGGTTTAACTGGAGAAAGTATGGGCAAAAACAAGTGAAAGGTGGTAAGTATCCCCGTAGTTATTACAAGTGTACATATCACAATTGCCCAACAAAGAAGAAGGTTGAGAGATCATTGAATGGAGAGATTACTGAAATCATATACAAAGGAAGTCACAACCATCCTAAGCCCCAGTCTCCAAGACAATCAACCTCTCGACCAATTCCAGGTTCTTCATACGGACTCTCTTATCAATTGGCCCCAAAAATATCCAACCCAATAGTTGAATCAGCCAAGACACCGGatgatttggaacaaaattCTCCAATCAGTAATTCAGTAGTTGAAGATGAAAATGAGCCTGTCGCCAAAGAAAG GGATATAGGAAACGCAAATGATCAGACAACTCATACCTCTTCTGCTTCTGGGAGTAGCGTTGTAAAAGAACCGAGAACCGTGGTGCAGACAAAAAGTGAAATTGGTCTTGTGGATGATGGATATAAGTGGAGGAAATATGGACAGAAAGTAATGAAGGGAAATTTTCTTCCAAG GGCCTACTACAAATGCACGTATACAGGTTGTCCGGTGAGGAAACATGTGGAGCGATCACCGCATGACTCAACGTCTGTGATCACCACATATGAAGGGAAACACAACCACGATGTTCCTGCAGCACGCTATAGTGACATTTATAGTGCTCCAAAAGAAGGTGCTTCCGAACACCAATCTCAATCTGCAGGGCCGgtccagagatttttgaggcctGGGGCGATGCCAAAAAATGTGCCCTAA